The Microbacterium luteum genome includes a region encoding these proteins:
- a CDS encoding glycerate kinase, which yields MTGATEGRPPGTVVLAVDSFKGSIAADAAADALEAGWHHVRPGDRIVHRPMADGGEGTVAAFAAAVPGATLMPVTVDGPEGAPVEAHWLLLPPTADADADAGTGVVELAGTSGIELLGTPPRLRPLDADTRGFGQAIAAALDHGVSRLVLGIGSSASTDAGVGMLAALGARVLDVDGAPVAPGARGLGDVAEVDLSGLAPLPAGGVRVLSDVTHPLTGPRGAAAVFGPQKGLGGDDIPAVDAALARLADLVGVDPDAPGSGAAGGTGFALRLWGGDLVPGAEEVAELIRLADAIGGAAVVVTGEGAFDGQSAAGKVPSRVHHLAAVAGVPAMLVAGRISPEADTSAFAATASLTDLAGTPEAAMADPATWLAQAGAALAASL from the coding sequence ATGACCGGAGCGACCGAGGGCCGTCCTCCAGGCACCGTGGTGCTCGCGGTGGACTCGTTCAAAGGCTCGATCGCCGCAGACGCCGCCGCTGACGCGCTTGAAGCGGGGTGGCACCACGTGCGACCGGGCGACCGGATCGTGCACCGGCCGATGGCGGACGGCGGCGAAGGCACCGTCGCCGCCTTCGCGGCGGCCGTGCCCGGGGCGACGCTCATGCCCGTGACGGTCGATGGACCGGAGGGCGCGCCCGTCGAGGCGCACTGGCTGCTGCTTCCGCCGACCGCCGACGCCGACGCCGACGCCGGCACCGGGGTCGTCGAACTCGCCGGCACCTCGGGCATCGAGCTGCTGGGAACGCCCCCGCGACTCCGGCCGCTCGACGCCGACACACGCGGCTTCGGGCAGGCGATCGCCGCCGCGCTCGACCACGGCGTCTCGCGGTTGGTCCTCGGGATCGGTTCGAGCGCGTCGACGGACGCGGGGGTGGGGATGCTCGCCGCGCTCGGCGCGCGCGTGCTCGACGTCGACGGCGCGCCCGTCGCTCCCGGTGCGCGCGGACTCGGCGATGTGGCCGAGGTCGATCTGTCGGGTCTCGCCCCGCTTCCAGCCGGCGGCGTCCGTGTGTTGAGCGACGTCACGCATCCGCTGACGGGCCCGCGGGGAGCGGCAGCCGTCTTCGGTCCGCAGAAGGGTCTGGGTGGGGACGACATCCCGGCTGTGGATGCAGCGCTCGCCCGCCTCGCCGACCTCGTCGGGGTCGACCCGGACGCACCCGGTTCGGGTGCCGCCGGCGGTACCGGCTTCGCCCTGCGCCTGTGGGGCGGCGATCTCGTTCCCGGCGCCGAAGAGGTCGCCGAGCTCATCCGGCTCGCCGACGCGATCGGCGGCGCCGCCGTCGTCGTCACGGGCGAGGGCGCATTCGACGGCCAGTCGGCCGCCGGCAAGGTGCCGTCCCGGGTGCACCACCTGGCGGCGGTTGCCGGCGTGCCCGCGATGCTCGTCGCCGGCCGCATCTCGCCCGAGGCCGACACCTCGGCCTTCGCCGCCACCGCGTCGCTGACCGACCTGGCGGGAACGCCGGAGGCGGCCATGGCCGACCCCGCGACGTGGCTCGCGCAAGCCGGCGCCGCCCTCGCCGCATCCCTCTGA